A single window of Nyctibius grandis isolate bNycGra1 chromosome Z, bNycGra1.pri, whole genome shotgun sequence DNA harbors:
- the COPS3 gene encoding COP9 signalosome complex subunit 3 isoform X1: MASALEQFVNSVRQLSAQGQMTQLCELINKSGELLAKNLSHLDTVLGALDVQEHSLGVLAVLFVKFSMPSIPDFETLFSQVQLFISTCNGEHIRYATDTFAGLCHQLTNALVERKQPLRGISILRQAIDKMQMNTNQLTSIHADLCQLCLLAKCFKPALPYLDVDMMDICKENGAYDAKHFLCYYYYGGMIYTGLKNFERALYFYEQAITTPAMAVSHIMLESYKKYILVSLILLGKVQQLPKYTSQIVGRFIKPLSNAYHELAQVYSTNKPSELRNLVNKHSETFTRDNNMGLVKQCLSSLYKKNIQRLTKTFLTLSLQDMASRVQLSGPQEAEKYVLHMIEDGEIFASINQKDGMVCFHDNPEKYNNPAMLHNIDQEMLKCIELDERLKAMDQEITVNPQFVQKSMGSQEDDSGTKPSSYS, translated from the exons GGCAAATGACCCAGCTTTGTGAACTGATCAATAAAAGCGGAGAACTGCTAGCAAAAAACCTTTCCCATCTGGATACAGTGCTTGGTGCCCTGGATGTGCAGGAGCACTCGTTAGGTGTTCTTGCTGTCTT GTTTGTGAAGTTTTCTATGCCCAGCATCCCTGACTTCGAAACGTTATTCTCACAGGTGCAGCTCTTTATCAGCACTTGTAATGGGGAACACATTAGATACGCAACGGACACTT tTGCTGGCCTGTGCCACCAGTTAACAAATGCCCTTGTGGAGAGAAAACAG CCCCTGCGAGGAATTAGCATTCTCAGACAAGCCATAGACAAGATGCAGATGAACACAAACCAGCTGACCTCAATACACGCAGATCTCTGCCAG ctCTGTTTGTTAGCAAAATGCTTTAAACCTGCCCTCCCGTATCTAGATGTGGACATGATGGATATTTGTAAAGAGAATGGGGCATATGATGCGAAGCACTTTTTATGTTACTACTACTATGGTGGGATGATATACACTGGGCTAAAGAACTTTGAAAGAGCACTCTACTTTTATGAACAG GCAATAACTACTCCAGCCATGGCAGTCAGTCATATTATGTTGGAATCATATAAAAAGTATATTCTAGTTTCTTTGATACTACTTGGCAAAGTTCAGCAGCTACCAAAATACACTTCCCAGATAGTTGGTAGATTCATTAAG CCCCTTAGCAATGCTTACCATGAATTAGCGCAAGTTTATTCAACCAATAAACCCTCGGAGCTTCGAAATCTGGTGAACAAACACAGTGAAACGTTCACAAGGGATAACAATATGGGGCTGGTTAAGCAATGCTTGTCATCTCTCTACAAAAAGAATATTCAGAGGCTAACCAAG acatttttaacATTGTCATTACAAGACATGGCAAGTCGAGTGCAGTTGTCAGGGCcccaagaagcagaaaaatacgTCCTCCACATG ATAGAAGATGGTGAAATCTTTGCAAGTATTAATCAGAAAGATGGTATGGTCTGTTTCCATGATAATCCTGAAAAATATAACAATCCAGCTATGCTTCATAACATTGATCAGGAG atgctGAAATGTATAGAGCTTGATGAACGACTGAAAGCCATGGATCAAGAGATCACTGTGAACCCTCAGTTTGTGCAGAAG AGTATGGGCTCTCAAGAAGATGACTCAGGGACCAAACCATCCAGTTATTCCTGA
- the COPS3 gene encoding COP9 signalosome complex subunit 3 isoform X2: MTQLCELINKSGELLAKNLSHLDTVLGALDVQEHSLGVLAVLFVKFSMPSIPDFETLFSQVQLFISTCNGEHIRYATDTFAGLCHQLTNALVERKQPLRGISILRQAIDKMQMNTNQLTSIHADLCQLCLLAKCFKPALPYLDVDMMDICKENGAYDAKHFLCYYYYGGMIYTGLKNFERALYFYEQAITTPAMAVSHIMLESYKKYILVSLILLGKVQQLPKYTSQIVGRFIKPLSNAYHELAQVYSTNKPSELRNLVNKHSETFTRDNNMGLVKQCLSSLYKKNIQRLTKTFLTLSLQDMASRVQLSGPQEAEKYVLHMIEDGEIFASINQKDGMVCFHDNPEKYNNPAMLHNIDQEMLKCIELDERLKAMDQEITVNPQFVQKSMGSQEDDSGTKPSSYS, from the exons ATGACCCAGCTTTGTGAACTGATCAATAAAAGCGGAGAACTGCTAGCAAAAAACCTTTCCCATCTGGATACAGTGCTTGGTGCCCTGGATGTGCAGGAGCACTCGTTAGGTGTTCTTGCTGTCTT GTTTGTGAAGTTTTCTATGCCCAGCATCCCTGACTTCGAAACGTTATTCTCACAGGTGCAGCTCTTTATCAGCACTTGTAATGGGGAACACATTAGATACGCAACGGACACTT tTGCTGGCCTGTGCCACCAGTTAACAAATGCCCTTGTGGAGAGAAAACAG CCCCTGCGAGGAATTAGCATTCTCAGACAAGCCATAGACAAGATGCAGATGAACACAAACCAGCTGACCTCAATACACGCAGATCTCTGCCAG ctCTGTTTGTTAGCAAAATGCTTTAAACCTGCCCTCCCGTATCTAGATGTGGACATGATGGATATTTGTAAAGAGAATGGGGCATATGATGCGAAGCACTTTTTATGTTACTACTACTATGGTGGGATGATATACACTGGGCTAAAGAACTTTGAAAGAGCACTCTACTTTTATGAACAG GCAATAACTACTCCAGCCATGGCAGTCAGTCATATTATGTTGGAATCATATAAAAAGTATATTCTAGTTTCTTTGATACTACTTGGCAAAGTTCAGCAGCTACCAAAATACACTTCCCAGATAGTTGGTAGATTCATTAAG CCCCTTAGCAATGCTTACCATGAATTAGCGCAAGTTTATTCAACCAATAAACCCTCGGAGCTTCGAAATCTGGTGAACAAACACAGTGAAACGTTCACAAGGGATAACAATATGGGGCTGGTTAAGCAATGCTTGTCATCTCTCTACAAAAAGAATATTCAGAGGCTAACCAAG acatttttaacATTGTCATTACAAGACATGGCAAGTCGAGTGCAGTTGTCAGGGCcccaagaagcagaaaaatacgTCCTCCACATG ATAGAAGATGGTGAAATCTTTGCAAGTATTAATCAGAAAGATGGTATGGTCTGTTTCCATGATAATCCTGAAAAATATAACAATCCAGCTATGCTTCATAACATTGATCAGGAG atgctGAAATGTATAGAGCTTGATGAACGACTGAAAGCCATGGATCAAGAGATCACTGTGAACCCTCAGTTTGTGCAGAAG AGTATGGGCTCTCAAGAAGATGACTCAGGGACCAAACCATCCAGTTATTCCTGA
- the COPS3 gene encoding COP9 signalosome complex subunit 3 isoform X3, with protein MPSIPDFETLFSQVQLFISTCNGEHIRYATDTFAGLCHQLTNALVERKQPLRGISILRQAIDKMQMNTNQLTSIHADLCQLCLLAKCFKPALPYLDVDMMDICKENGAYDAKHFLCYYYYGGMIYTGLKNFERALYFYEQAITTPAMAVSHIMLESYKKYILVSLILLGKVQQLPKYTSQIVGRFIKPLSNAYHELAQVYSTNKPSELRNLVNKHSETFTRDNNMGLVKQCLSSLYKKNIQRLTKTFLTLSLQDMASRVQLSGPQEAEKYVLHMIEDGEIFASINQKDGMVCFHDNPEKYNNPAMLHNIDQEMLKCIELDERLKAMDQEITVNPQFVQKSMGSQEDDSGTKPSSYS; from the exons ATGCCCAGCATCCCTGACTTCGAAACGTTATTCTCACAGGTGCAGCTCTTTATCAGCACTTGTAATGGGGAACACATTAGATACGCAACGGACACTT tTGCTGGCCTGTGCCACCAGTTAACAAATGCCCTTGTGGAGAGAAAACAG CCCCTGCGAGGAATTAGCATTCTCAGACAAGCCATAGACAAGATGCAGATGAACACAAACCAGCTGACCTCAATACACGCAGATCTCTGCCAG ctCTGTTTGTTAGCAAAATGCTTTAAACCTGCCCTCCCGTATCTAGATGTGGACATGATGGATATTTGTAAAGAGAATGGGGCATATGATGCGAAGCACTTTTTATGTTACTACTACTATGGTGGGATGATATACACTGGGCTAAAGAACTTTGAAAGAGCACTCTACTTTTATGAACAG GCAATAACTACTCCAGCCATGGCAGTCAGTCATATTATGTTGGAATCATATAAAAAGTATATTCTAGTTTCTTTGATACTACTTGGCAAAGTTCAGCAGCTACCAAAATACACTTCCCAGATAGTTGGTAGATTCATTAAG CCCCTTAGCAATGCTTACCATGAATTAGCGCAAGTTTATTCAACCAATAAACCCTCGGAGCTTCGAAATCTGGTGAACAAACACAGTGAAACGTTCACAAGGGATAACAATATGGGGCTGGTTAAGCAATGCTTGTCATCTCTCTACAAAAAGAATATTCAGAGGCTAACCAAG acatttttaacATTGTCATTACAAGACATGGCAAGTCGAGTGCAGTTGTCAGGGCcccaagaagcagaaaaatacgTCCTCCACATG ATAGAAGATGGTGAAATCTTTGCAAGTATTAATCAGAAAGATGGTATGGTCTGTTTCCATGATAATCCTGAAAAATATAACAATCCAGCTATGCTTCATAACATTGATCAGGAG atgctGAAATGTATAGAGCTTGATGAACGACTGAAAGCCATGGATCAAGAGATCACTGTGAACCCTCAGTTTGTGCAGAAG AGTATGGGCTCTCAAGAAGATGACTCAGGGACCAAACCATCCAGTTATTCCTGA